From Equus quagga isolate Etosha38 chromosome 3, UCLA_HA_Equagga_1.0, whole genome shotgun sequence, one genomic window encodes:
- the TRPC3 gene encoding short transient receptor potential channel 3 isoform X4: protein MEGSPSLRRKTVMREKGRRQAVRGPAFMFNDRGTSLTAEEERFLDAAEYGNIPVVRKMLEESKTLNVNCVDYMGQNALQLAVGNEHLEVTELLLKKENLARIGDALLLAISKGYVRIVEAILNHPGFAASKRLTLSPCEQELQDDDFYAYDEDGTRFSPDITPIILAAHCQKYEVVHMLLMKGARIERPHDYFCKCGDCMEKQRHDSFSHSRSRINAYKGLASPAYLSLSSEDPVLTALELSNELAKLANIEKEFKNDYRKLSMQCKDFVVGVLDLCRDSEEVEAILNGDLESAEPLEVHRHKASLSRVKLAIKYEVKKFVAHPNCQQQLLTIWYENLSGLREQTIAIKCLVVLVVALGLPFLAIGYWIAPCSRLGKILRSPFMKFVAHAASFIIFLGLLVFNASDRFEGITTLPNITVIDYPKQIFRVKTTQFTWTEMLIMVWVLGMMWSECKELWLEGPREYILQLWNVLDFGMLSIFIAAFTARFLAFLQATKAQQYVDSYVQESDLSEVTLPPEIQYFTYARDKWLPSDPQIISEGLYAIAVVLSFSRIAYILPANESFGPLQISLGRTVKDIFKFMVLFIMVFLAFMIGMFILYSYYLGAKVNAAFTTVEESFKTLFWSIFGLSEVTSVVLKYDHKFIENIGYVLYGIYNVTMVVVLLNMLIAMINSSYQEIEDDSDVEWKFARSKLWLSYFDDGKTLPPPFSLVPSPKSFVYFIMRVINFAKCRRRRLQKDIEMGMGNSKSRFSKCFAVHLNLMQHCELNLFTQSNSRVFESHSFNSILNQPTRYQQIMKRLIKRYVLKAQVDKENDEVNEGELKEIKQDISSLRYELLEDKSQATEELAVLIHKLSEKLNPSMPRCE from the exons ATGGAGGGAAGCCCGTCCTTGAGGCGCAAGACGGTGATGCGGGAGAAGGGCCGGCGCCAGGCCGTCCGGGGCCCTGCCTTCATGTTCAACGACCGGGGCACCAGCCTCACAGCGGAGGAGGAGCGCTTCCTCGACGCCGCCGAGTACGGCAACATCCCTGTGGTGCGCAAGATGCTGGAAGAGTCCAAGACGCTGAACGTCAACTGCGTGGACTACATGGGCCAGAATGCGCTGCAACTGGCCGTGGGCAATGAGCACCTGGAAGTGACCGAGCTGCTGCTCAAGAAGGAAAACCTGGCGCGCATCGGCGATGCCCTGCTGCTCGCCATTAGCAAGGGCTACGTGCGCATCGTGGAGGCCATCCTCAACCACCCCGGCTTCGCGGCCAGCAAGCGCCTGACCCTGAGCCCCTGCGAGCAGGAGCTGCAGGACGACGACTTCTACGCCTACGACGAGGACGGCACGCGCTTCTCACCCGACATCACCCCCATCATACTGGCGGCACACTGCCAGAAGTACGAGGTGGTGCACATGCTGCTGATGAAGGGCGCCAGGATCGAGCGGCCGCATGACTATTTCTGCAAGTGCGGGGACTGTATGGAGAAGCAGAGGCACGACTCCTTTAGCCACTCGCGCTCGAGGATCAATGCCTACAAGGGGCTGGCCAGCCCGGCGTACCTGTCCTTGTCCAGCGAGGACCCCGTGCTCACCGCCCTGGAGCTCAGCAACGAGCTGGCCAAGCTGGCCAACATAGAGAAGGAATTCAAG AATGACTATCGGAAGCTCTCCATGCAATGCAAAGACTTTGTAGTGGGTGTGCTGGATCTTTGCCGAGACTCGGAAGAGGTAGAAGCTATTCTCAATGGAGATTTGGAGTCGGCAGAGCCCCTGGAGGTGCACAGGCATAAAGCGTCGTTGAGTCGTGTCAAACTTGCTATTAAGTATGAAGTCAAAAAG TTTGTGGCTCATCCCAACTGCCAGCAGCAGCTCCTGACCATCTGGTACGAGAACCTCTCTGGCCTTCGGGAACAGACCATCGCCATCAAGTGTCTGGTTGTGCTGGTGGTGGCCTTGGGCCTTCCGTTTCTTGCCATCGGCTACTGGATCGCACCTTGCAGCAGG CTGGGGAAAATTCTGCGAAGCCCTTTTATGAAGTTTGTGGCACATGCTGCCTCTTTCATCATCTTCCTGGGCCTGCTTGTGTTCAACGCCTCAGACAGATTCGAAGGCATCACCACGCTGCCAAATATCACTGTCATTGACTATCCCAAACAGATCTTCAGGGTCAAAACCACCCAGTTCACGTGGACCGAAATGCTAATTATGGTCTGGGTTCTTG GAATGATGTGGTCTGAGTGTAAAGAGCTCTGGCTGGAAGGACCTAGGGAATACATTTTGCAGTTGTGGAATGTGCTAGACTTTGGGATGCTCTCCATCTTCATTGCTGCTTTCACGGCCAGATTCTTAGCTTTCCTTCAGGCAACGAAAGCGCAACAGTATGTGGACAGTTATGTCCAAGAGAGCGACCTCAGTGAAGTTACTCTTCCACCAGAGATACAGTATTTCACTTATG cCAGAGATAAATGGCTCCCTTCCGACCCTCAGATCATATCTGAAGGCCTCTATGCCATAGCCGTTGTGCTCAGCTTCTCTCGAATCGCGTACATCCTCCCTGCGAATGAGAGCTTTGGCCCCTTACAGATCTCTCTTGGAAGGACAGTGAAGGACATATTCAAGTTCATGGTCCTCTTTATTATGGTGTTTCTTGCCTTTATGATTGGCATGTTCATACTTTATTCTTATTACCTTGGGGCTAAAGTAAATGCTGCTTTTACCAC TGTAGAAGAAAGTTTCAAGACTTTGTTTTGGTCAATATTTGGCTTGTCCGAAGTGACTTCTGTTGTGCTCAAATATGATCACAAATTCATAGAGAATATCGGATATGTTCTTTATGGAATATACAATGTAACTATGGTGGTCGTTTTACTCAACATGCTAATTGCTATGATCAATAGTTCATATCAAGAAATTGAG GACGACAGTGATGTAGAATGGAAGTTTGCGCGTTCGAAGCTTTGGTTATCTTATTTTGATGACGGAAAAACGTTACCTCCACCCTTCAGTCTAGTTCCTAGTCCCaagtcatttgtttatttcatcatGCGGGTCATTAACTTTGCCAAATGCAGACGGAGAAGGCTACAGAAGGATATAGAAATGGGAATGGGTAACTCAAAGTCCAGG TTTTCAAAGTGCTTTGCTGTACACTTGAACCTCATGCAACACTGTGAG TTAAACCTCTTCACTCAGTCTAACTCAAGAGTTTTTGAATCACACAGTTTTAACAGCATTCTCAATCAGCCAACACGTTATCAG